A single genomic interval of Arachis duranensis cultivar V14167 chromosome 7, aradu.V14167.gnm2.J7QH, whole genome shotgun sequence harbors:
- the LOC107458342 gene encoding protein FLX-like 1: MAGRKPIGSSHPRLDVNHRLPHPSSSAAARALPIAVLEERVEARHRQIQSLLVDNQRLAATHVALKQDLAATQLDLRRISSVSAELKAERDAEVRRIYEKSLKLDTDARAVAAMSAELDQVRAEARELASAGEELAAKLSSVESDLARARAEAQVVPAIKADIEIVRREIQRGRNAVELEKKTYAANLEQRRTIDNNMIIMAREIEKLRTELANAEKRARAEITEARNPSPGYVATHNPEVGHGGMSFPPDSYSMHQIQQGVDGHHQYASGTLHHPYDMQHTHVPR, encoded by the exons ATGGCGGGGCGCAAGCCCATAGGGTCTTCCCACCCTCGCCTCGACGTCAACCACCGTCTCCCCCACCCTTCCTCCTCCGCCGCCGCACGCGCCCTCCCTATCGCCGTCCTCGAGGAACGCGTCGAAGCTCGCCACCGTCAGATCCAGTCCCTCCTCGTTGACAACCAGCGCCTCGCCGCTACCCACGTCGCCCTCAAGCAGGACCTCGCCGCTACACAGCTCGACCTCCGCCGTATCTCCTCCGTCTCCGCGGAACTCAAGGCTGAACGCGACGCCGAGGTACGCCGGATCTACGAGAAGTCTCTTAAACTCGACACCGATGCTCGCGCTGTCGCTGCCATGTCCGCCGAGCTCGACCAGGTCCGCGCCGAAGCTCGTGAGCTCGCCTCCGCCGGTGAGGAACTCGCCGCGAAGCTCAGCTCTGTCGAGAGTGACCTCGCCAGGGCGCGTGCGGAGGCTCAGGTCGTGCCAGCAATCAAGGCTGACATAGAGATCGTTCGCCGCGAAATTCAGCGAGGAAG GAATGCTGTTGAACTCGAGAAGAAGACATATGCTGCCAATCTTGAGCAAAGACGAACAATAGACAACAACATGATTATTATGGCCCGTGAAATTGAGAAGTTGCGTACTGAGCTGGCTAATGCAGAAAAGAGGGCGAGGGCTGAAATTACTGAAGCTAGAAACCCAA GTCCTGGATATGTTGCAACTCACAATCCAGAGGTGGGACATGGAGGAATGTCATTTCCTCCTGATTCATATAGCATGCATCAG ATTCAACAGGGGGTTGATGGTCATCATCAATATGCATCTGGAACACTACATCATCCATATGACATGCAGCATACACATGTGCCTAGATAG